A stretch of Dehalococcoidales bacterium DNA encodes these proteins:
- a CDS encoding DUF370 domain-containing protein, translated as MFGELVHIGFGNILAMNRVVAIASPNSAPIKRTIQEARSKGQLIDMTSGRRTKAVIFTDSGHIVLAALAPETITGRSQLSRSGTLIKPELGDDRIKP; from the coding sequence ATGTTTGGAGAATTAGTTCATATCGGTTTTGGCAACATACTAGCCATGAATAGGGTTGTTGCCATCGCTTCTCCCAACTCCGCCCCCATTAAACGCACAATTCAAGAGGCCCGCAGTAAAGGGCAACTGATTGACATGACCAGCGGCAGACGCACCAAAGCGGTAATTTTTACCGACAGCGGACATATTGTGCTGGCGGCCTTGGCTCCCGAAACAATTACCGGCAGGTCTCAACTGTCGCGCAGCGGTACACTAATCAAACCGGAGCTAGGCGATGACAGAATCAAGCCCTAA
- a CDS encoding guanylate kinase, whose amino-acid sequence MTESSPNCDILWNRCDKPLLLVLSGPSGVGKDAVLHRLKTMNFPITHITTMTTRPRRPKERDGVDYNFVTKKEFQKLIEDNELLEWANVYGNFYGVPKQAVRDALSAGNDTIIKIDVQGAATIKKILPEAIFIFLAPLTLQELIDRLMLRNTESEENRLLRIETVKEEMTKVDMFDYIAVNEHGQIDRVVDELRTIITAEKMKVAPKEYNF is encoded by the coding sequence ATGACAGAATCAAGCCCTAACTGCGACATTTTATGGAACAGATGCGATAAACCGCTCCTTCTGGTGCTTTCCGGCCCCTCGGGTGTGGGCAAAGATGCCGTGCTGCACCGTCTAAAAACAATGAATTTCCCGATTACCCATATCACCACCATGACAACCCGCCCCCGCCGCCCCAAAGAAAGAGACGGCGTTGATTATAATTTCGTTACCAAAAAAGAATTTCAAAAGTTAATCGAAGATAACGAGCTGTTGGAATGGGCGAACGTTTACGGAAATTTCTACGGCGTTCCCAAACAGGCCGTTCGAGACGCACTAAGCGCCGGTAACGACACAATTATAAAAATCGATGTCCAGGGTGCCGCCACCATCAAAAAAATATTACCCGAAGCCATTTTTATATTCTTAGCGCCGCTTACGTTGCAAGAACTGATTGACCGCCTAATGCTGCGTAACACCGAATCCGAAGAAAACCGTCTGTTACGAATTGAAACGGTAAAAGAGGAAATGACCAAAGTCGATATGTTCGATTATATCGCCGTAAACGAACACGGCCAAATTGACCGTGTTGTTGACGAACTAAGAACGATAATTACTGCCGAAAAAATGAAGGTTGCCCCTAAAGAATATAATTTCTAA
- a CDS encoding inorganic phosphate transporter has product MPDPSLLLLIVIIILALCFGLVNGFNDAANAVATAIGSRALSPKSAVAIAACFEMLGAATGTAVARTVGQGVLIPEAISYQTIIAALGAVIIWTGTATYFGLPVSLTHGFIAALAAAGVAVVGTGAVNWAIIGTIMSAVVTAPILGFVAGFVLMVVVLWLFRKSLPSKMRTIFSRLQIPSTAFIAYSHGKNDGQMPIGMITMAFILYTGQTDMWDNIPWWIIIVSASSISLGMIVGGWRVIKTLGMKVTTLRPEQSFVAQTAAASVIEGASFLGIPISTTHCISTSVMGVGATRRLSAVRWGVARNMITAWIITFPICGGLGFLLSWIIGLF; this is encoded by the coding sequence TACTTGCTCTCTGCTTTGGTTTGGTAAACGGATTTAACGATGCCGCTAACGCTGTTGCCACGGCCATCGGTTCGAGGGCATTATCCCCCAAAAGTGCCGTAGCGATTGCCGCCTGTTTTGAAATGTTGGGGGCCGCAACCGGAACGGCGGTTGCCCGCACGGTCGGGCAGGGCGTCCTTATTCCGGAGGCAATTTCTTATCAAACTATTATTGCCGCATTGGGTGCGGTAATAATTTGGACGGGAACGGCCACCTATTTTGGCTTGCCGGTCAGTTTAACGCATGGGTTTATTGCCGCTCTGGCTGCTGCCGGTGTCGCCGTAGTCGGTACCGGTGCAGTTAATTGGGCGATTATCGGAACGATTATGTCGGCGGTGGTTACAGCTCCTATACTCGGTTTTGTTGCCGGCTTTGTTCTGATGGTTGTTGTATTATGGCTCTTTCGTAAAAGCCTTCCTTCCAAAATGCGGACGATTTTTAGCAGGTTGCAAATCCCCTCTACCGCTTTTATCGCTTACAGCCACGGCAAAAACGATGGGCAAATGCCGATCGGTATGATAACAATGGCATTTATTCTTTATACCGGACAAACCGATATGTGGGACAATATCCCGTGGTGGATTATTATAGTATCGGCCTCATCTATCAGCTTGGGAATGATTGTCGGCGGCTGGCGCGTTATTAAGACACTCGGAATGAAAGTCACCACGTTACGGCCGGAACAATCGTTCGTGGCACAAACGGCAGCGGCTTCGGTAATCGAAGGCGCATCTTTTTTGGGTATTCCCATCAGCACGACTCATTGTATAAGTACATCGGTGATGGGGGTCGGTGCTACCAGACGCCTGTCTGCGGTGCGCTGGGGGGTTGCGAGGAATATGATTACCGCCTGGATAATTACGTTCCCGATTTGCGGCGGTTTAGGCTTCCTTTTATCTTGGATAATCGGTTTATTCTAA
- the ychF gene encoding redox-regulated ATPase YchF: MSVGIGIIGLPESGRTTVFNALTKGNAATGIQAQKAAHIGISKVPDERLNKLAEIFKPKKIVPAEIKYLDIGASIKGIGKDSSISGELLTQLSNVDALINVVRSFADSSIAHPSGTVDPARDINNMNMELSFSDLTILERRMERIANSLKSAKPDERQQYKNEQVTLEKIKTDLEKDIPIREQNLTEDEQKLISGYQFLSAKPLLTLVNIGESQLGDTAQIEMEMNKEFGTANHRVIAFCGNLEMELAQLEDEDSAASFRSDFGLEEPGLDRVIKQSYALLGLISFLTAGADECRAWPITEGTVAQKAAGKIHSDIERGFIRAEIISYDDLIDCGGFAEGKKRGLLRLEGKTYIVKDGDVINFLFNV, from the coding sequence ATGAGTGTGGGAATAGGAATTATAGGATTACCGGAAAGCGGCCGGACAACTGTTTTTAATGCCTTAACAAAAGGAAATGCCGCCACCGGCATACAAGCTCAAAAAGCGGCTCACATCGGTATATCCAAAGTGCCCGATGAGCGCTTAAACAAGCTTGCCGAAATATTCAAACCTAAAAAAATTGTGCCTGCCGAAATCAAATATTTGGATATTGGGGCATCAATTAAAGGTATCGGCAAAGATTCTTCCATCAGCGGCGAGTTATTAACGCAGCTTAGTAACGTTGATGCACTTATAAATGTGGTTCGCTCTTTTGCGGATAGCAGTATCGCCCACCCTTCCGGCACCGTTGACCCCGCCCGCGATATCAATAATATGAACATGGAACTTAGTTTTTCGGACCTTACTATTTTGGAAAGAAGAATGGAACGCATCGCCAATTCGCTAAAAAGCGCCAAACCCGACGAAAGACAGCAATATAAAAACGAGCAGGTCACGCTTGAAAAAATTAAAACGGATTTAGAAAAAGATATTCCGATTAGGGAACAAAACTTAACGGAAGATGAGCAAAAACTGATTTCGGGCTACCAATTTTTAAGCGCCAAACCGCTTCTGACACTTGTAAATATCGGTGAATCACAACTTGGCGATACCGCTCAAATAGAGATGGAAATGAACAAAGAATTCGGCACCGCCAATCACCGTGTTATCGCTTTTTGCGGAAACCTTGAAATGGAACTTGCCCAACTGGAAGACGAAGATTCGGCGGCATCGTTTCGCAGTGATTTCGGTTTGGAAGAGCCGGGACTTGATAGAGTTATCAAACAATCTTACGCCCTTTTGGGGCTTATTTCTTTCCTAACCGCCGGTGCCGATGAATGCCGTGCTTGGCCGATTACCGAGGGCACCGTTGCCCAAAAAGCAGCCGGGAAAATCCACTCGGATATTGAGAGGGGCTTTATTCGTGCCGAAATCATCAGCTACGACGACCTAATCGACTGCGGCGGTTTTGCCGAAGGGAAAAAGCGCGGGTTATTAAGGCTTGAAGGGAAAACTTATATTGTTAAAGACGGCGATGTTATAAATTTCTTGTTTAACGTCTAA